The genomic region agaacttatTTAAACCACAAAATGGGAGCGTTCAAGTGTTCGTCCTACCTCCTTTTCCTAGTGTCCTTTCCTTGACCTGGATTGAAACGTGATCGGGATTAAGGATGGAGAGGTGATTGGAGGAGATGCTGGAGAAAACGCTCTCCTATTATTCATAGCGACCTTTGCATACTCTAATGCTCCATTCATAGTTGACATTCTCTCAATGTGAAGTCATCTGATAAGACTGCAGTACAGTCTGGACTTATGTactgaataatttattttgtgatgaGCTGGTAGATAGCTGTACACCACTATACTGACATACATATTCAATTATCACGGACTGTAACATGCATGTGTGGAACAAACATTATATCCATGTTAGAGTGCTGACTGTGGTTATATGAATGTCCTCGCTGTAAAAGAGCTTTCAACCTCTGGTTCATGCAAATACATGTCAGTATTTGACATATCACCTTTCATGTCCAAAGTTACCTTGGATACGAAATGCAAACTATGCAAAgttcaaatgtttgcaataaattCAAACCATAAAGAAGCCTCTGACTGGACTTGTGTGACATAAAGTGTCACCACCATCAGCTCGACAGATTACCTGAAGGTTTACCTACATATTGTTTGTTCTGTCAGGTGTGATTGTGTAACATGTTAATTTGTGTTTCACATGTTTAACATGGGCAGCTGCCTGCTCAACACAAGCCAACGCTGTGGCAATGGTTTGTATGAAATAAGCAAATGTGCTTCATCTTTCATGAGCTCAGCTCATGTGGATCGTCACACCAACTTATGTGACTTGAACCTGTTAGATGTgatttaaaggaggaaacaaactTTCACATATAATCAATATCTTGATGTCAGATGTTTGAAATTCACAGCACTACAGTCTCACCTACGAACAACATAAAtgagtatttttttcttgtcacagtaacatttaaaaatgttaattttacttttGGATGCTCTCTCCTTTATTGGTGATTGGTGGAAAACTACCAGATGGTCCATCACCACCAACGACTAGTACGGAGAATGGACTGAGATGTTGGTCAGACAAAACCAAACTAAAATCCTAATAAACAAGttaatcattaaaaaacaaaaactgtgctGTCTGTTagcttttaaatgtgttaaaacatTAGAATATAATTGTGgctaataatggattggatttatatagcgcttttcaaggcacccaaagcgctttacaatgacactattcattcactctcacattcacacactggtggaggcaagctacagttgcagccacagctgccctggggcagactgacagaagcgaggctgccatatcacgccatcaCGCCCTCTGGACAACACCAGTaagcggtagggtaaagtgtcttgcccaaggacacaacgaccaggacagagagcccggggatcaacccggtgaccttccggttacagatgggcttcccaaccccctgagccacggtcgcctgTTGATGGTTTAGTTGAGCATTAGACTCCATGGTCACAGCTCACACTGTGACCACGGAGGCACAGATGTGGCTGCTAAAATCTTTTCTCTGCCTCCCCTGATGCCCTTTCACTCTCAACTGTGTGAAGTCTTGTGTAAACAGTATCAGTTTCATTATGATCTGACTACGTTGGTTCATCATTGTCTAGAACGCTTTAGGGCCTGTTGCTGGGTAATCTCTaacctgttgttttttttgtgtttccagATGTTGTCCAACTGTTCTTCTGGTTAGAACTCCATCATCTGAAATCTCAGggatgtttcttcattttttcgATCACGGAAACTTTCAGCCTGTCAGATCAGATGTCTTCAAGAAGGAAACCTGCGAATGCTGCAGCATTTCTGGTATGCACTCTTAAACTCTTTGTTAGTCTAGTAAGCAGTGGATGATCAGATTAAACCTTTTTGTTTCCCTTCAGATAATTCTGATGAAAGTCTTTAGTGGTCTCGGTCTCTCGTGCCATCAAGGAGAGTATCAGATAGGAAATGAATGCTGTCCAAATTGTCTTGCAGGTAAGAACCAACTAAAtgatgtgtgcatgtgctttCTAAGCACACACGTTGGATGCacggtggaaaaaaaaaagtttgatttcttgcttttgttttcatcaggAAATCGAGTAAAAACTCACTGCACTGTAGAGTCAAGTACTTCCTGTCTGCCCTGCATGACTGGAACCTACACTGATCAACCTAATGGACTGGAACGATGTCATCACTGTACAAACTGTGACTCGGGTACATTTATGTTCACATCTTCATTCCCTGACACTGAATCGGCTCTCAACAGAGTTATTTTGTTCTTAATTGTTGTTAATCTTAAATCAAATCAAGACATTAAGGGATGTCTTTGTTCATTAATCCAAATATTCAACATGATGATGTCACATCTTTCCTGATTGTCATAACGATCAAAGGTGTTTTTCAGTCAAGAAATCATGAAtcacaaacacatgaaacatgTTGAGTACGTTCTTTTTATGTTGGCAGGTTCTGGTCTCAGAATAAAGACACCGTGTACAGTAACATCAGATGCACTCTGTGAACCTCTGGAGGGATTCTACTGTGTCCACCCTACAGGACACAGCTGTGAGAGAGCACAGGAACACAAACACTGTAAACCAGGACAGTACATCAGTCAGAATGGTAGATTTGTGTACCTTTAAGTTTCCTGatcatgtttattttatataaataaaacaaatgttggGTGGGGGGTGCAGGAAGGTCATCTGGCATAAAAATCTGTGCTAAAACAAAATTCTGACTCATCGAGAATGAGTGTATCAAAGACTGCCTCTGGCGGAAGGTATCTTAGGAAGCAGTgagagaaaaggaaggaaaTGTGACACTAGGGACTGTGACGGTAAAGAATGAAAGCTGCTATTATGATGGAGAGAAGGAACGTAGATAATAATGTGTGTACAGGAGAGCAGGTGGAACAGACGAAAGGCCAGGGTCATTGGATGTGGAATCAAACTATACCATGGTGTAGATAGGAAGGGAGTAGGGGTAATATTAAAGTAATAGCATGTCAGCAGTGTTGTGGAGGTGGAGCAAGGCTCAGACAGGATCATGAGTCTAAAGGTGAAACTCAAAGGTGGGATGTTGTCCGCTTTCTGAATGTTCCCTTGAATGTTGTTGCTGTGTATGGCCCACATATGGTACAGTTagtgggaagagagagagaggtattCTGGAGTAAGTTTAGTGAGGTTGTAGAGGCTGGGGATTGGAGCAGAAACTTGTATACATGCAGGTGAAGGAACAGTGGCGATGAGGACAGATAGTGGTGGATTTGGGGAAATGATCAAAATGGCTGGGGTGAACAAATACTTTAGGAAGAGGGCGGAACATGAAGTGAAATAAGAGTGGAGGCAGGTTCACACAGGTGGACTACATCTTGTGCAGAAGGTTGAATGTCAAAGCAAGACAAGACTGCAAGGTTCTCATCAGAGAATGTAAGTAAGCAGCATCAGATGGTAAACTGTAGCATGAATTTGCAtgtgaagaagaggaaggagagcAAGTTGACAAAGGAAGAATgttccccaaaagttgattctgttgatCTGGATGTAGAGTTTACGAACAATTAAAACTCTACGGCCACTGTTAAAACATTTCATACACAGTAAAGTCATAGTTATGAGCCATAAGTATTGATAAAACAGACATGATTACAGAAACATGATTACaacaggatgattatgttagtttaagtGAGTCAACTCACCGAGTTACTCACTGTCACAATCCTCAAAGCACAggctgaggaagaggagttgTAGCAATCCTTCACTGTAGCTTATCAGCCAACCAAAAATCCAGACCGAGTTAAACtcttagtgtgtgaagaagaTAGTGATTTAATATGGTAATTATTGTTTATTAGTTGCCACATTATTTATTAGGTGTACAACTATAAGCC from Astatotilapia calliptera chromosome 23, fAstCal1.2, whole genome shotgun sequence harbors:
- the LOC113015941 gene encoding tumor necrosis factor receptor superfamily member 14-like — its product is MSSRRKPANAAAFLIILMKVFSGLGLSCHQGEYQIGNECCPNCLAGNRVKTHCTVESSTSCLPCMTGTYTDQPNGLERCHHCTNCDSGSGLRIKTPCTVTSDALCEPLEGFYCVHPTGHSCERAQEHKHCKPGQYISQNGTASTDTECSDCSSGTFSNGTFHSCQPHTHNVTHSTFSR